The following coding sequences are from one Shewanella violacea DSS12 window:
- the rfaH gene encoding transcription/translation regulatory transformer protein RfaH has protein sequence MKAWYLLYCKPRGEARAVHNLTLQEIETYLPTIGEEKRVKGQIIVKRIPLFPGYLFIYFDPQITSVARIHSTRGVGRIVGCKELMTTVDDSIIHSIKMREHKLLSELLPELKLEGADAQELPATEVEFSPGEKIRFTEGPFAELEGIFEEKNGDKRCHVLFDIMGQQKRVSVSKRIIKPI, from the coding sequence ATGAAAGCTTGGTACCTCCTTTATTGTAAACCCCGCGGTGAAGCTAGAGCCGTACATAACCTAACTCTTCAAGAAATAGAAACGTATTTACCGACAATCGGTGAAGAGAAGAGAGTGAAGGGACAAATAATAGTCAAACGTATACCTTTATTCCCTGGTTACCTGTTCATCTATTTCGATCCCCAAATAACCAGTGTTGCACGTATTCATTCAACCCGAGGTGTGGGGCGTATCGTTGGTTGTAAAGAATTAATGACCACGGTTGATGACAGTATTATCCACAGCATCAAGATGCGTGAGCATAAACTGCTATCCGAGCTTCTTCCTGAGTTAAAGCTCGAAGGAGCAGATGCCCAAGAGTTACCAGCAACAGAGGTTGAGTTTTCACCAGGTGAGAAAATACGTTTCACAGAAGGTCCATTCGCTGAATTAGAAGGCATCTTTGAAGAGAAAAATGGTGATAAACGTTGCCACGTATTATTTGACATCATGGGCCAACAGAAGCGGGTTAGCGTTTCAAAAAGAATCATCAAACCAATTTAA